Within Wyeomyia smithii strain HCP4-BCI-WySm-NY-G18 unplaced genomic scaffold, ASM2978416v1 HiC_scaffold_76, whole genome shotgun sequence, the genomic segment ttttaaagttcttgataatagtacgtatttcatttaaatttgtttttagtacctcttcaggaagaaattcttgagtggtgatctgatcatacttttgtgatacttcattttcaataggactcattacgttcaaattgaaattatgaacactctcgaactgctgagcaagtttttgagctttatGTTCGTTCGTAAGAAATATTTGgtcaccatctttgaggactgaaatgggctttgaaggtttcttaaggggttatatacctttttggtcgagaaaaattagGGAagcttgaatctatttttaagtgcatagcaccattttcattgcatcaacggggtatttttcttaaagtacagtttatcaacaacaaaatacgtttgattttgagatataccaataaTTACTGgaataatggccgtttccccgaaacgctattttttaacAGAGGCTTGCgctgatcctgatagagactcagcgggtcaaccgaaatcaaaaaactcatattatttcattagtttagaagtgtcgAACGATCgattttatgagtattttgttttcagtgcaaatgggaacgtttttcccaaaaaatgcacgttttgagcgctcaaaattgcattaaaattttttttccggcaaaatgtaactatatgtttcaaaaagcgatcgttcaaggaccggcgaatttaataacgaaaattaaaaaaaaaaaaaaaaagaagaaggaaatgggttcagtagttttcccgcaatcaggatcacggcaaagtcatttttcggaaaacacttccgagataatcgcgtgtaaaatttcaagtttagcttatgcggccgtggcgaggcgcgctgcaaatcgctttaactttcttcctattgctcagatcttaatgaaaatttgtgaaaatgttctcaagatgttgtatttgaagataatacaataattttttttgtgttttttgaaaacttaaaaggtatataaccccttaagaaccttcgaaagcttccagaaaggtttggaatatggttttaattgttcaatttctttcatgaaattttcattccgcaagaaagtgaatctatgtttgattttcgtttgtaaatctttaaaaataactttcaaagcaggatcacgagttcgttgatattgacgtctccgtatgttcttcaaacgtataagaagttgaagctcaTTGTCAATGATTGGTGTTTTAAATTTCACTCTAGCCTTAGGAACCTTAGTTTCGGGCATTGTGTATTAAACTGCACAAATCATCCAATACCAATTATGCTATAAATCGTGAAATCTTACGGAAACAGAAAGAAAAACAGAAGGTACATAGCGAAACAACGGTGGCAACTATACGTCAATCCTGGAAGACAGAAGAGAGGGCGAGCTTACCCGGAAACAGATCCAGAACGTTCGGAGGAAGGGCACACGATGGCGAGCGCCGTGGCGATTTTCAATGCGTGCGTTGTGGTTTATCTGGACACAAAAGTGACTCGCAGTATTGCCGCGCTCGTGCTGCGCGCTGTAATAATTGTGGACGAATTGGACACTTTGCACGGAAATGTCGAGCATCTCGTTACATACAGAAACCGTTTTCCCGGGGACGGCAGGTTCACGATAACCAAAGCGAATCGAATGCTATTCAAGATCGAGATGAGGAGCTTCCGATACGAAGAAATTGCGAAGGTACAATGTTTTCCGACGTATTGATTTATTGTACTATTTATTATTTtgtcttgaattttttttttaattttatttgatcAGATCACataaacaaattaataaaaagtttcgtagaggacatttaaatgaacactgtaaaaaaatgagAATGTTATTGTTTTTTCTCTGCCTTTCCTCCCCCAGGTAGTAGAAAACACTCACGAAAATGGGTCAGTCACATGCAGGATTGACCAATTTCCTGTGAACTTCCTAATCGATTCTGGTTCGGCAATAAACACGGTGACAAAGGATGTTTGGAACACTTTAGTAAATGGAGGTGCaaaagtttacaaaaaaaagtttcaatgcgATCGACCATTCACTCCTTATGCGACACAAACTCCCCTGCGCGTGGTAGTTGTGTTCGAAGCATGGATTACAGTTAATGATACAAAACCAAAACGCTACGCaggattttttgttgttgaagcTGCCAACAAATCGTTGCTAGGCAAatcgacggcagagtatttgaAAGTTCTGAAAGTTGGGCTAGATGTCCAAAACATTGAAATGGAAAAGCAATCGTTCCTAAAATTTCCAAACGTGcaagtaaagctttcgatcgaCAAATATATGCCTCCCAGAAAGATAGTGTCCCTGCGTATACCAGAATCTATGAAGGAAAAGGTTGACAAGAAAATTTTGTGAAATGTTGAGATTGGATGTTATTGAGCACGTGAAGGGACCGGCGGAATGGATATCCCCTATGGTAGTTGTACCAAAAGGGAGAGATGGTATTCGTCTTTGCATTAATATGCGGTAACCGAATCAAGCTATCCATCGTGAGCACACTCGAGGAGCACGACAAACGACTCAATCAGGCTCTAACGATACTCCAACAGAATaatacaaaacgaaaaaaatgtcTCTTCCGGGTGAAGGAACTCGAGATTCTAGAATTTAAGGTAAGTTCTTCGGGTATAAGCCCTTCAGATGATAAAGTGGCAGCAATT encodes:
- the LOC129733789 gene encoding uncharacterized protein LOC129733789, whose translation is MASAVAIFNACVVVYLDTKVTRSIAALVLRAVIIVDELDTLHGNVEHLVTYRNRFPGDGRFTITKANRMLFKIEMRSFRYEEIAKVVENTHENGSVTCRIDQFPVNFLIDSGSAINTVTKDVWNTLVNGGAKVYKKKFQCDRPFTPYATQTPLRVVVVFEAWITVNDTKPKRYAGFFVVEAANKSLLGKSTAEYLKVLKVGLDVQNIEMEKQSFLKFPNVQVKLSIDKYMPPRKIVSLRIPESMKEKVDKKIL